One Siniperca chuatsi isolate FFG_IHB_CAS linkage group LG5, ASM2008510v1, whole genome shotgun sequence DNA window includes the following coding sequences:
- the zgc:153044 gene encoding dual specificity protein phosphatase 18 — protein MHQSGPAGLSGLCRVTDHLYLSNGRAANDSSQVTRYKITCIVNVTETKSSCPPPPGVEYIHIPVTDSPVSPLSDHFEEVADKIQLTAEGGGRTLVHCNAGVSRSAALCMAYLMKHRGVTLLEAHKWVKTCRPMVRPNNGFWKQLNRYEMELRGCNSVRMVSSSMGEIPDIYEEEARNMMPL, from the coding sequence ATGCATCAGTCGGGCCCTGCAGGTCTCTCAGGCCTTTGCCGAGTCACTGACCATCTTTATCTCAGTAATGGCAGAGCGGCTAACGATTCCTCCCAGGTGACTCGGTACAAGATAACCTGCATCGTGAACGTTACTGAGACCAAGAGCagctgccctcctcctcccggGGTGGAGTACATCCACATCCCGGTCACTGACTCCCCTGTGTCTCCCCTCAGCGATCACTTTGAAGAGGTGGCAGATAAAATACAGCTTACTGCAGAGGGCGGTGGCCGCACGTTGGTGCACTGCAACGCCGGCGTGAGCCGCTCCGCCGCCTTGTGCATGGCCTATCTGATGAAGCACCGCGGGGTGACTCTCCTGGAGGCCCATAAGTGGGTGAAGACCTGTCGACCCATGGTGAGGCCGAATAACGGCTTCTGGAAGCAGCTCAACCGGTATGAGATGGAGCTTCGTGGGTGCAACTCTGTCCGAATGGTGTCCTCCTCCATGGGAGAGATACCAGACATTTATGAGGAAGAGGCCAGAAATATGATGCCACTGTGA